The proteins below are encoded in one region of Fimbriimonadaceae bacterium:
- a CDS encoding potassium/proton antiporter: MDGLAGINGALLVAGMFLLLCVLASKASTKLGVPALVVFLALGMLAGSDGPGRIPFDNFEIASYVGSVALAFILFSGGLDSNWTDLRRVARPGLLLATLGVLVTAGLVGLFAHFFLGLPITLGLLLGAVVSSTDAAAIFGVLRGSGFRLKHRITPLLEFESGANDALAVFLVVALTQVAVDPNATAWGMIPSLLVQMPLGAAIGYVVGLGAVWAINRIRLEYDGLYPVVTVAAACLAFGGAGALGGNPFLSVYVAGVALGSRTFVHRISLRQFHDAAGWLMQIVMFVLLGLLSFPSQLPPVALSALALSLFLIFVARPVAVAASLAPFRIARRAQVFVAWAGLRGAVPIVLATIPVVRGVPNAVHLFHLVFFIVLTSVLLQGTLLRPLARALRVLSPIGREPAEDMREVGGKNLLETTVAPGSPADGSQVVELRMPPTALLVLLTRDGRSYVPRGSTVLAAGDRILIATRRDDEDEILARFG; encoded by the coding sequence GTGGACGGCCTAGCGGGAATCAACGGCGCGCTGCTCGTGGCGGGCATGTTCCTGCTGCTCTGCGTCCTCGCGAGCAAGGCCTCGACAAAGCTGGGCGTCCCCGCGCTCGTGGTGTTCTTGGCGCTGGGCATGCTCGCGGGCAGCGACGGCCCCGGGCGCATCCCCTTCGACAACTTCGAGATCGCGTCCTACGTGGGGAGCGTCGCCCTCGCCTTCATCCTCTTCTCCGGGGGCCTTGACTCGAACTGGACGGACTTGCGCCGGGTAGCCCGTCCCGGGCTGCTGCTCGCGACGCTCGGGGTCCTCGTCACGGCGGGCCTCGTCGGACTCTTCGCGCACTTCTTCCTGGGGTTGCCGATCACCCTCGGCCTCCTGCTGGGCGCCGTCGTCTCCTCAACCGACGCCGCAGCCATATTCGGGGTCTTGAGGGGCTCTGGCTTTCGGCTCAAGCACCGGATCACGCCGCTGCTTGAGTTCGAGTCCGGCGCGAACGACGCACTGGCCGTGTTCCTGGTCGTGGCCCTCACCCAGGTCGCGGTCGACCCGAACGCGACCGCTTGGGGAATGATTCCGAGCCTCCTCGTCCAGATGCCCCTTGGCGCGGCGATCGGCTATGTGGTCGGCCTTGGCGCGGTCTGGGCGATCAATCGTATCCGGCTGGAATACGACGGGCTCTACCCGGTGGTGACCGTTGCGGCGGCGTGCCTGGCCTTCGGCGGCGCGGGGGCGCTGGGCGGCAACCCGTTCCTCAGCGTCTACGTCGCAGGGGTCGCCTTGGGCAGCCGCACCTTTGTCCACCGCATCTCGTTGCGGCAGTTCCACGACGCGGCGGGCTGGCTCATGCAGATCGTGATGTTCGTCCTCCTCGGTCTGCTTTCTTTTCCCAGCCAACTGCCGCCGGTGGCTTTGTCCGCCTTGGCCCTCTCGCTGTTCTTGATCTTCGTGGCCAGGCCCGTGGCGGTGGCCGCCTCGCTCGCGCCGTTTCGGATCGCGCGTCGGGCACAGGTCTTCGTCGCTTGGGCGGGGCTGCGCGGGGCCGTGCCGATCGTGCTCGCCACGATCCCCGTGGTTCGGGGCGTCCCGAACGCGGTCCACCTCTTCCACCTGGTCTTCTTTATCGTCCTGACCTCGGTGCTGCTGCAGGGCACGCTCCTGCGCCCTCTCGCGAGGGCCCTGCGCGTGCTCTCGCCCATAGGGCGCGAACCCGCTGAGGACATGCGCGAGGTCGGCGGCAAGAACCTGCTGGAGACGACCGTCGCGCCAGGCTCGCCCGCCGACGGGAGCCAGGTCGTGGAACTGCGGATGCCGCCGACCGCCCTGCTCGTCCTCCTCACCCGCGACGGCCGCTCGTACGTGCCGCGCGGGTCGACCGTCCTCGCCGCAGGCGACCGCATCCTCATCGCCACCCGCCGCGACGACGAGGACGAAATCCTGGCGCGATTCGGTTGA
- a CDS encoding GNAT family N-acetyltransferase, with product MRTLTLRDITTPADWSVYAKFCNVHTLENPSTPEQLAHWASETPERVPRRRCIVELDGAEVGAINVTQAFWSADEGLFSVRLYPSREGDAEALADQFFEIGEKAAKDLGCQRITVWTRTDIPETAHVAEARGYKMGQRNPVTSLDLAAFDPSPWQATIDAALARGYEFKTWAEVAKTDPDYRRKWWEFDMVAMETVPLPYEWKGIPYEDWLKFLEDPSLDETLQLNAFKDGEIVAMTGVFHNQVDTTIFSTGLTATHEAHRRQGLATALKVQNLAEAKRRGGKRLYTDNEEKNPMLGLNVALGFCEEYASVHYDRAI from the coding sequence ATGCGAACACTCACCTTAAGAGACATCACCACGCCTGCGGACTGGAGCGTCTACGCCAAGTTTTGCAACGTCCATACCCTTGAAAACCCCTCGACCCCCGAGCAGCTCGCCCACTGGGCCAGCGAGACGCCCGAGCGGGTGCCCCGACGGCGCTGCATCGTCGAACTCGACGGAGCGGAAGTCGGCGCGATCAACGTGACGCAAGCCTTCTGGAGCGCGGACGAAGGCCTTTTCTCCGTCCGGCTCTATCCGAGCCGTGAGGGCGATGCCGAGGCCCTTGCCGACCAGTTCTTCGAGATCGGCGAGAAGGCGGCCAAGGACCTGGGTTGCCAGCGCATCACCGTCTGGACCCGCACGGACATCCCCGAGACCGCGCACGTGGCGGAAGCCCGCGGCTACAAGATGGGCCAGCGCAACCCGGTCACCTCGCTCGACCTCGCTGCCTTCGACCCCTCCCCGTGGCAGGCCACGATCGACGCGGCCCTGGCGCGCGGTTACGAGTTCAAGACGTGGGCGGAGGTCGCCAAGACCGACCCTGACTACCGCCGCAAGTGGTGGGAGTTCGACATGGTGGCGATGGAGACGGTGCCGCTTCCCTATGAGTGGAAGGGCATCCCCTATGAGGACTGGCTGAAGTTCCTTGAGGACCCCAGCCTCGACGAGACGCTCCAGCTCAACGCCTTCAAGGACGGGGAGATCGTGGCGATGACGGGGGTCTTCCACAACCAAGTGGACACCACGATCTTTTCGACCGGCCTGACCGCCACCCACGAAGCCCACCGGCGGCAAGGGTTGGCCACCGCCCTGAAGGTGCAGAACCTCGCCGAGGCCAAGCGCCGGGGCGGCAAGCGGCTCTATACCGACAACGAGGAGAAGAACCCGATGTTGGGTCTGAACGTCGCCCTCGGGTTCTGTGAAGAGTACGCCTCCGTCCACTACGACCGGGCGATCTAG